The proteins below come from a single Malus sylvestris chromosome 3, drMalSylv7.2, whole genome shotgun sequence genomic window:
- the LOC126615313 gene encoding asparagine synthetase [glutamine-hydrolyzing] yields MCGILAVLGCSDDSQAKRVRVLELSRRLKHRGPDWSGLYQHGDCFLAHQRLAIIDPASGDQPLYNEDKSIVVTVNGEIYNHEELRSRLPNHKFRTGSDCDVIAHLYEEYGENFVDMLDGMFSFVLLDTRDNSFIVARDAVGITSLYIGWSLDGSVWISSELKGLNDDCEHFESFPPGHLYSSKEGELKRWYNPTWFSETIPSGPYDPLVLRRAFETAVIKRLMTDVPFGVLLSGGLDSSLVASITARHLAGTKAAKQWGAQLHSFCVGLEGSPDLKAAKEVADYLGTVHHEFHFTVQDGIDAIEDVIYHIETYDVTTIRASTPMFLMSRKIKSLGVKMVISGEGSDEIFGGYLYFHKAPNKEEFHRETCRKIKALHMYDCLRANKSTSAWGLEARVPFLDKDFIKVAMDIDPEFKMIKKDQGRIEKWVLRKAFDDEEQPYLPKHILYRQKEQFSDGVGYSWIDGLKSHAALHVTDKMMMNAERIFPHNTPNTKEAYYYRMIFERFFPQNSARNTVPGGPSVACSTATAVAWDAEWSKNLDPSGRAIFEVHQQAYDKQGAPLTSGIPEIIDNVPQMKASTVGVAIRS; encoded by the exons ATGTGTGGAATTCTTGCTGTTCTTGGTTGCTCTGATGACTCGCAGGCCAAGAGGGTCCGAGTTCTTGAGCTTTCGCGCAG aTTGAAGCATCGTGGACCTGACTGGAGTGGGCTGTACCAGCATGGAGATTGTTTCTTGGCTCATCAGAGGTTGGCCATCATTGACCCTGCCTCTGGTGATCAACCTCTCTACAACGAAGACAAGTCAATTGTTGTCACG GTGAATGGAGAGATTTACAACCATGAAGAGCTGAGGAGCCGTCTGCCGAATCACAAGTTCCGAACCGGCAGCGATTGTGATGTCATTGCCCATCTG TATGAAGAGTATGGGGAGAATTTCGTTGATATGCTGGACGGCATGTTTTCGTTTGTGCTGCTGGATACCCGCGACAACAGCTTCATCGTTGCTCGTGATGCTGTCGGAATCACTTCCCTCTATATCGGCTGGAGTCTTGATG gCTCGGTTTGGATATCATCGGAACTGAAAGGGTTGAATGATGATTGCGAACACTTTGAGAGCTTTCCACCCGGTCATCTGTACTCGAGTAAAGAAGGTGAACTTAAGAGGTGGTACAACCCTACTTGGTTCTCGGAGACCATTCCATCAGGGCCATATGATCCGCTTGTTCTGAGGCGCGCCTTTGAAACT GCTGTGATCAAAAGGCTAATGACTGATGTGCCTTTCGGAGTTCTTCTCTCCGGAGGTCTGGATTCATCTTTGGTCGCGTCTATCACTGCTCGTCACTTGGCAGGCACAAAGGCGGCCAAGCAGTGGGGTGCACAGCTCCATTCCTTCTGTGTTGGACTCGAG GGCTCACCCGATCTGAAGGCTGCAAAAGAAGTTGCAGATTATCTGGGAACCGTTCACCACGAGTTTCATTTTACAGTTCAG GATGGAATTGACGCGATCGAAGATGTCATATACCACATAGAAACATATGATGTTACCACTATCCGAGCAAGTACCCCTATGTTTCTCATGTCGCGTAAGATCAAGTCCTTGGGGGTTAAGATGGTGATTTCTGGCGAGGGATCTGATGAAATTTTCGGTGGATACTTGTACTTCCACAAGGCACCCAACAAAGAAGAGTTCCACCGCGAAACCTGCAGAAAG ATCAAGGCACTGCACATGTATGATTGCCTCAGGGCAAACAAATCAACATCTGCCTGGGGCTTAGAAGCCCGAGTCCCATTCTTGGACAAGGATTTTATCAAAGTTGCAATGGATATTGATCCCGAGTTTAAAATG ATCAAAAAGGACCAAGGAAGAATTGAGAAATGGGTCCTCCGAAAGGCGTTTGACGATGAGGAGCAACCTTACTTGCCAAAG CACATTCTGTATAGGCAGAAGGAGCAGTTCAGCGACGGGGTTGGCTATAGTTGGATTGACGGCCTCAAATCCCATGCTGCTCTCCAT GTCACTGATAAGATGATGATGAATGCTGAACGCATCTTCCCCCACAACACTCCGAATACAAAGGAGGCCTACTACTACCGAATGATTTTTGAAAGGTTCTTCCCACAG AACTCGGCCAGGAACACGGTGCCTGGAGGACCGAGTGTAGCCTGCAGCACAGCCACAGCTGTGGCATGGGATGCTGAATGGTCCAAAAATCTTGACCCATCTGGCAGGGCTATATTTGAAGTGCACCAACAAGCTTATGACAAGCAGGGTGCACCGTTGACTAGCGGAATTCCAGAGATCATCGACAATGTACCTCAGATGAAAGCGAGCACCGTGGGGGTTGCGATCCGCAGTTAG
- the LOC126617286 gene encoding protein PMR5-like, with translation MALFCSQSAASCLTILCLVLVQCHSAIIYSMRNHHHNFHPHRTAPMFQTNQSSCALFAGNWVQDDSYPMYQSSECPLIIDPEFNCQMYGRPDSDYLKYRWRPLNCELPRFDGAEFLLKMKGKTVMFVGDSLGKNQWESLVCLIYSANPQTQTQMVKGVPLSTFSFLDYGVTLQFYKAPYLVDVEIYQGKRVLKLEDISENGKAWRNADVLSFNTGHWWSHDGGLQGWDYMESGGKYYKDMDRLAALEKGMKTWANWVDSNIDTSRTRVFFLSISPTHFDPNEWNGGATPRTTKNCYGETSPMKTSGVTYPGTTYPDQMRVMDSVIRDMRNPPSLLDITMLSELRKDGHPSIYSGELSPQQRANPDRSADCSHWCLPGLPDTWNQLFYTTLLF, from the exons ATGGCTCTTTTCTGCTCCCAATCTGCTGCTTCATGCTTAACTATTCTGTGCCTAGTTCTTGTTCAATGCCACTCTGCCATAATATACAGCATGAGGAACCACCACCACAACTTCCACCCTCACAGAACAGCTCCAATGTTCCAAACCAACCAATCCAGTTGCGCATTGTTTGCAGGCAATTGGGTCCAAGACGACTCCTACCCAATGTACCAATCCTCTGAGTGCCCCTTAATCATCGACCCAGAATTCAACTGCCAAATGTACGGCCGCCCGGACTCCGATTACCTCAAGTACAGATGGAGACCCCTCAATTGTGAGCTCCCAAG GTTCGATGGGGCTGAGTTTCTACTCAAAATGAAGGGGAAAACAGTGATGTTTGTAGGGGATTCACTTGGGAAGAATCAATGGGAGTCTTTGGTTTGTCTCATTTACTCTGCAAATCCACAAACCCAGACTCAAATGGTCAAAGGAGTTCCACTTTCAACATTCAGTTTCCTG GACTACGGTGTGACACTGCAATTTTACAAAGCTCCGTACCTGGTCGACGTAGAAATTTATCAAGGGAAGAGAGTTCTGAAGCTTGAGGACATTTCGGAGAACGGCAAGGCGTGGCGGAATGCCGACGTTCTGTCGTTTAACACCGGTCATTGGTGGAGCCACGACGGAGGTCTCCAAGG GTGGGATTACATGGAGTCAGGAGGGAAATATTACAAAGATATGGACCGTTTGGCTGCTTTGGAGAAAGGGATGAAAACATGGGCTAATTGGGTTGATTCCAACATCGACACCTCACGGACCcgagttttcttcctctccattTCTCCCACACACTTCGA CCCAAATGAATGGAATGGTGGTGCAACTCCTAGAACCACCAAGAATTGCTATGGAGAAACATCACCTATGAAAACGAGCGGAGTAACTTATCCCGGGACAACTTATCCAGACCAAATGAGAGTGATGGACAGTGTGATCCGGGACATGAGAAATCCTCCATCTTTGCTGGACATCACAATGCTTTCAGAGCTGAGAAAAGACGGGCACCCATCAATCTACAGTGGAGAATTAAGCCCTCAGCAGAGAGCCAATCCTGACCGTTCAGCAGATTGCAGCCATTGGTGCCTTCCTGGACTGCCAGACACTTGGAACCAACTCTTTTACACAACTTTGCTcttctga